From one Nocardioides sp. Kera G14 genomic stretch:
- a CDS encoding MurR/RpiR family transcriptional regulator produces MTDMRLDERIARHRSELSPQERRAADTLLAHLDDLATYRAAELADLAGVSKATMSRLFRSLGFAGFDEVRDHLRTLRSAGLPQRVDGTPDMEAIAANEAAHVAAAVSQPRIGEAIEWLAKAERVLILGWRGSFSVALQMRHQLVQARNHVTLGPFPGQAVGEEIASLRPGDVLVLYGFRRRPRTFGALLERAASTGAKIILIADPTALPHVPLVDLWLECQVETTLAFDSYSAPSTLTSVIADGVLSTLGSAAHDRVSRIAGAYQEIGEVE; encoded by the coding sequence ATGACGGATATGCGTCTCGACGAGCGGATCGCCCGGCATCGGTCCGAGCTGTCTCCCCAGGAGCGGAGGGCGGCGGACACGCTCCTCGCGCATCTGGACGACCTGGCGACGTACCGGGCCGCGGAGCTCGCCGACCTGGCCGGCGTCTCCAAGGCGACCATGTCGCGACTCTTCCGCTCGCTGGGGTTCGCGGGCTTCGACGAGGTCCGGGACCACCTCCGCACGCTGAGGTCCGCCGGCCTGCCGCAGCGTGTCGACGGCACCCCCGACATGGAGGCGATCGCGGCCAACGAGGCGGCACACGTCGCCGCCGCCGTCTCGCAGCCCCGGATCGGCGAGGCCATCGAGTGGCTGGCCAAGGCCGAGCGCGTGCTGATCCTCGGCTGGCGCGGAAGCTTCTCGGTCGCGCTGCAGATGCGCCATCAGCTGGTGCAGGCGCGCAACCACGTCACCCTCGGGCCCTTCCCCGGGCAGGCGGTCGGCGAGGAGATCGCCTCGCTGCGGCCCGGCGACGTCCTCGTCCTCTACGGCTTCCGACGCCGGCCGCGCACCTTCGGCGCGCTGCTGGAGCGGGCCGCCTCGACGGGCGCCAAGATCATCCTCATCGCCGACCCCACCGCGCTGCCACATGTCCCGCTCGTCGACCTGTGGCTCGAGTGCCAGGTCGAGACGACGCTGGCCTTCGACTCCTACTCCGCCCCGTCGACGCTCACCAGCGTCATCGCCGACGGCGTCCTCTCCACGCTCGGCTCCGCCGCCCACGACCGGGTCTCCCGGATCGCCGGGGCGTACCAGGAGATCGGCGAGGTCGAGTAG
- a CDS encoding pyridoxal-phosphate-dependent aminotransferase family protein, translating into MTHVSLTVPPRLLMGPGPITVDPRVLQAMSAQLVGQFDPFMTSTMNETMALYRQVFVTENEQTFLVDGTSRAGIEAALVSLITPGDRVLVPVFGRFGHLLVEIASRCGAEVHTIEVPWGEVFTPEAVETAIERIRPKLLAIVQGDTSTTMCQPLADIARIATEHGVLTYVDATASIGGNDFLTDSWGVDVVTAGLQKCLGGPSGSAPITIGPRAVEVISARKHVEAGLLDPSGSAETDEGPGTRIASNYLDLAQIMDYWGPRRLNHHTEATSMLYASRAAAQLLVDEGIDNAVARHRLHGTAMLEGLVGLGLSLFGDLSNKMTNVVAVHIPESLGAVGGDRVRTALLDDFGIEIGTSFGPLHGKVWRIGTMGYNARKDAVLTTLAALEQVLRAEGVGVTAGGGVGAAQEVYR; encoded by the coding sequence ATGACGCACGTGTCACTCACTGTCCCACCCCGCCTGCTGATGGGCCCCGGCCCGATCACGGTCGACCCGCGCGTGCTGCAGGCGATGAGCGCCCAGCTCGTCGGGCAGTTCGACCCCTTCATGACCAGCACGATGAACGAGACGATGGCGCTCTACCGCCAGGTCTTCGTGACGGAGAACGAGCAGACGTTCCTGGTCGACGGCACGTCGCGTGCGGGCATCGAGGCCGCACTGGTCTCGCTCATCACGCCCGGGGACCGCGTCCTCGTGCCGGTCTTCGGCCGCTTCGGGCATCTCCTGGTCGAGATCGCGTCCCGTTGCGGGGCGGAGGTCCACACGATCGAGGTGCCGTGGGGCGAGGTCTTCACCCCCGAGGCCGTCGAGACGGCGATCGAGCGCATCCGGCCGAAGCTGCTCGCGATCGTGCAGGGCGACACGTCCACGACGATGTGCCAGCCGCTTGCCGACATCGCACGGATCGCCACCGAGCACGGCGTCCTGACGTACGTCGACGCGACGGCCAGCATCGGCGGCAACGACTTCCTCACCGACTCCTGGGGCGTCGACGTCGTGACCGCCGGACTGCAGAAGTGCCTCGGCGGACCGTCGGGAAGTGCGCCGATCACGATCGGTCCGCGCGCGGTCGAGGTGATCAGCGCGCGCAAGCATGTCGAGGCGGGGCTTCTCGACCCCTCTGGCAGTGCGGAGACCGACGAGGGCCCCGGAACGCGGATCGCCAGCAACTACCTCGACCTCGCGCAGATCATGGACTACTGGGGCCCGCGCCGCCTCAACCACCACACCGAGGCGACGTCGATGCTCTACGCCTCCCGCGCCGCTGCCCAGCTGCTCGTCGACGAGGGCATCGACAACGCAGTCGCGCGGCACCGCCTGCACGGCACCGCGATGCTGGAAGGCCTGGTGGGACTGGGGCTCTCGCTCTTCGGGGACCTCAGCAACAAGATGACGAACGTCGTCGCGGTCCACATTCCCGAGAGTCTGGGCGCCGTCGGAGGCGACCGCGTCCGGACAGCGCTGCTCGACGACTTCGGCATCGAGATCGGCACCTCCTTCGGACCGCTGCACGGGAAGGTCTGGCGGATCGGCACGATGGGCTACAACGCCCGCAAGGACGCCGTGCTGACCACGCTCGCCGCCCTCGAGCAGGTGCTCCGCGCCGAAGGCGTCGGTGTCACCGCCGGCGGCGGCGTGGGCGCTGCGCAGGAGGTCTACCGGTGA
- a CDS encoding allantoate amidohydrolase produces MTTAAEVLLRCSELDRFSAHSTFLERSYLTPEHAAANKQAAIWMEQAGLTTWVDAAGNQWGRREGPTPDAPALILGSHLDTVPDAGSFDGMLGVVMAIAVAERLKGTELPFALEVVGFSDEEGTRFGKALLGSQSVAGQWDPDWWELRDRNGVTLHQAFLDFGLDPRHVGDAARDPESVVAYLEAHIEQGPELEAADRSLGYVTTIAGARRFKLSVIGEARHAGGTPYPRRRDALVGASEAIIAIERLAKASDCIATVGRIEVRPGAVNVIPGRADFSLDLRAATDDERDGMLDVIVETIDELCEKRWLRFESQENHSAASAPCAPWLQQAVIDGIRRTGDQEPMGIWSRAGHDAMAIAEIADIGMLFLRCFDGISHHPGESVREVDVERGLDAFEEAVRRVAVTWPGRSQ; encoded by the coding sequence GTGACCACAGCAGCAGAGGTCCTGCTCCGCTGCAGTGAGCTCGACCGCTTCTCCGCGCACTCGACCTTCCTCGAGCGCAGCTACCTCACGCCCGAGCACGCCGCAGCCAACAAGCAGGCGGCGATCTGGATGGAGCAGGCAGGGCTCACGACGTGGGTCGATGCCGCCGGCAACCAGTGGGGACGCCGCGAAGGACCGACGCCCGACGCCCCCGCCCTCATCCTCGGCAGCCACCTCGACACGGTGCCCGACGCCGGCTCCTTCGACGGGATGCTCGGCGTCGTCATGGCCATCGCCGTCGCCGAACGTCTCAAGGGCACGGAGCTGCCCTTCGCCCTCGAGGTCGTGGGCTTCTCCGACGAGGAGGGCACCCGGTTCGGCAAGGCCCTGCTGGGCTCCCAGTCCGTCGCCGGGCAGTGGGACCCCGACTGGTGGGAGCTTCGCGACCGCAACGGCGTCACGCTGCACCAGGCCTTCCTCGACTTCGGCCTCGACCCGCGTCACGTCGGTGACGCAGCGAGGGACCCGGAGAGTGTCGTCGCCTACCTCGAGGCGCACATCGAGCAGGGCCCCGAGCTCGAGGCCGCGGACCGGTCGCTCGGCTATGTCACGACGATCGCCGGCGCCCGCCGCTTCAAGCTGAGCGTGATCGGCGAGGCGCGTCACGCGGGCGGGACGCCGTACCCACGGCGCAGGGATGCCCTCGTCGGGGCCAGCGAGGCGATCATCGCCATCGAGCGACTCGCGAAGGCGAGCGACTGCATCGCGACGGTCGGCCGGATCGAGGTGCGACCGGGGGCGGTCAACGTCATCCCTGGGCGGGCCGACTTCAGCCTCGATCTGCGGGCCGCGACGGACGACGAACGCGACGGCATGCTCGACGTGATCGTCGAGACGATCGACGAGCTCTGCGAGAAGCGCTGGCTGCGCTTCGAGTCGCAGGAGAACCACTCCGCCGCCTCGGCACCGTGTGCTCCCTGGCTGCAGCAGGCCGTGATCGACGGCATCAGGAGGACCGGAGACCAGGAACCGATGGGGATCTGGAGCCGCGCCGGTCACGACGCGATGGCGATCGCGGAGATCGCCGACATCGGCATGCTCTTCCTGCGCTGCTTCGACGGCATCAGTCACCACCCCGGCGAGTCCGTGCGCGAGGTCGACGTCGAGCGTGGGCTCGACGCGTTCGAAGAGGCCGTGCGGCGCGTGGCGGTCACCTGGCCCGGGCGATCGCAATGA
- a CDS encoding FAD binding domain-containing protein, giving the protein MDLAWVETWRRPRSREELVLAPGESVVAGGTWLFSEPQPSVTGLVDLTELAWASLSPLIDGGVSIAATCTIQTLQSAHWPASIGAVVRSCADALLMSWKVQQAATVGGNLCLALPAGAMISFLAALDGEMVIWTPDGGERRERVVDFVRGVGDTSLKPGEIVRAIEAGPDALGDRYAFRRISLTEHGRSAAVVIARRTPTGDRLVVTAATPAPVVLELTHSPTPAEVTAAIGTIETWHDDVHGAQDWRAAQTLRLALDALTELDS; this is encoded by the coding sequence ATGGATCTGGCATGGGTGGAGACCTGGCGCCGACCGCGCTCCCGCGAGGAGCTCGTGCTGGCGCCCGGCGAGAGCGTGGTGGCCGGTGGCACGTGGCTCTTCTCCGAGCCGCAGCCCTCGGTGACCGGCCTCGTCGACCTGACCGAACTCGCCTGGGCATCGCTCTCACCCCTGATCGACGGCGGCGTCTCGATCGCGGCGACCTGCACCATCCAGACCCTGCAGTCCGCGCACTGGCCCGCGTCGATCGGCGCCGTGGTGCGGTCGTGCGCCGATGCGCTCCTGATGTCGTGGAAGGTCCAGCAGGCCGCCACCGTCGGCGGCAACCTCTGCCTCGCCCTTCCGGCAGGGGCGATGATCTCGTTCCTTGCCGCCCTCGACGGCGAGATGGTGATCTGGACGCCCGACGGCGGTGAGCGCCGCGAGCGAGTCGTCGACTTCGTGCGCGGCGTCGGCGACACGTCGCTGAAGCCCGGCGAGATCGTGCGAGCGATCGAAGCGGGGCCCGACGCGCTCGGCGACCGCTATGCGTTCCGCCGGATCTCGCTCACCGAGCACGGCCGCTCCGCCGCCGTCGTCATCGCACGCCGTACGCCGACCGGCGACCGTCTGGTCGTCACCGCAGCCACCCCCGCCCCGGTCGTGCTCGAGCTCACCCACTCCCCCACGCCCGCCGAGGTGACGGCCGCGATCGGCACCATCGAGACGTGGCATGACGACGTCCACGGGGCGCAGGACTGGCGGGCGGCCCAGACGCTGCGCCTGGCGCTGGACGCCCTGACGGAATTGGACTCATGA